A stretch of Microbulbifer sp. SAOS-129_SWC DNA encodes these proteins:
- a CDS encoding lysoplasmalogenase, producing MMTADAQPLPNDARWLAAFGASAALYMALDALAIDGLWMPALKIVPIALLLVMARQRLQGATRTLITAALLLSAAGDVLLALDFPNQFVFGLGAFLLAQLTYAGGFLRAADFRCRRFWMRGLPVIAAALLLARLLLPAAGAMALPVLAYLLAIVAMALSAAAHRGDSALLFAGALTFMASDTLIALNKFIAPLPLAGTAIMLTYYGAQLAILYGTGRARA from the coding sequence ATGATGACCGCCGACGCCCAACCCCTGCCCAACGATGCCCGCTGGCTCGCTGCCTTTGGCGCCAGCGCGGCCCTGTACATGGCCCTCGACGCACTGGCTATCGACGGCCTGTGGATGCCGGCGCTGAAGATTGTTCCCATCGCGCTGCTGCTGGTCATGGCGCGGCAGCGGCTGCAGGGCGCCACCCGCACCCTGATCACCGCGGCGCTGCTGCTGTCGGCCGCGGGCGATGTGCTGCTGGCACTGGATTTCCCCAACCAGTTCGTCTTCGGCCTCGGCGCCTTCCTGCTGGCACAGCTCACCTATGCCGGCGGCTTCCTGCGCGCGGCCGACTTCCGCTGCCGCCGCTTCTGGATGCGCGGCCTGCCGGTCATTGCCGCGGCGCTGCTGCTGGCGCGCCTGCTGCTGCCGGCGGCCGGCGCCATGGCGCTGCCGGTACTGGCCTACCTGCTGGCGATCGTGGCCATGGCGCTGTCCGCGGCCGCCCACCGCGGCGACTCGGCGCTGCTGTTCGCCGGCGCACTGACCTTCATGGCCTCGGATACGCTGATCGCGCTGAATAAATTTATCGCGCCGCTGCCGCTGGCCGGCACCGCAATCATGCTGACCTATTACGGTGCCCAGCTGGCCATCCTGTACGGCACCGGGCGCGCGCGGGCATAA